From Toxorhynchites rutilus septentrionalis strain SRP unplaced genomic scaffold, ASM2978413v1 HiC_scaffold_20, whole genome shotgun sequence, the proteins below share one genomic window:
- the LOC129781745 gene encoding histone H1-like has product MAETATEVVPAASVAASPAKTPKKARAPKGEGKKPKKSATHPPVNEMVLAAIKTLKERNGSSLQAIKKYIGANYKCDVAKLSTFIKKSLKSGVEKGNLVQTKGSGASGSFKIKSKDKKPEGEKKPKKTTAAKKPTGEKKVAKKAATSKTAADKKLKAAPSKKAVEKKAKAAVAKNAKKAGTVKTAAAPKQKSTRPSKTATKKPKTPKPKKATPAKKIAPKKPATKK; this is encoded by the coding sequence ATGGCCGAAACAGCTACTGAAGTCGTTCCCGCAGCATCAGTTGCTGCATCTCCAGCCAAGACACCGAAAAAGGCTCGTGCTCCTAAAGGAGAGGGTAAGAAACCGAAAAAGTCAGCCACCCATCCACCAGTGAATGAAATGGTTTTAGCCGCCATCAAGACTTTGAAGGAACGTAATGGATCATCTCTTCAGGCGATCAAGAAGTATATCGGTGCCAATTACAAGTGTGACGTTGCTAAGCTCTcaactttcattaaaaaatctttGAAGAGTGGTGTCGAGAAAGGTAATCTTGTGCAAACCAAAGGAAGTGGAGCATCAGGATcttttaaaattaaatcaaaGGACAAGAAACCAGAGGGCGAAAAGAAACCTAAGAAAACAACGGCTGCGAAAAAGCCTACTGGAGAGAAGAAAGTCGCCAAAAAGGCAGCTACTTCCAAAACTGCTGCTGACAAAAAACTAAAGGCAGCACCATCAAAGAAAGCTGTTGAGAAGAAGGCTAAAGCAGCCGTCGCAAAGAATGCCAAAAAGGCTGGAACAGTGAAGACAGCAGCCGCTCCCAAACAGAAATCAACCAGACCATCGAAAACAGCAACGAAGAAACCAAAAACTCCCAAACCGAAAAAAGCTACTCCGGCTAAGAAAATCGCTCCGAAAAAACCCGCTACCAAGAAGTAA
- the LOC129781783 gene encoding uncharacterized protein LOC129781783, producing the protein MTGRGKGGKGLGKGGAKRHRKVLRDNIQGITKPAIRRLARRGGVKRISGLIYEETRGVLKVFLENVIRDAVTYTEHAKRKTVTAMDVVYALKRQGRTLYGFGGSTEVVPAASVAASPAKTPKKARAPKGEDKKPKKPATHPPVNEMVLAAIKTLKERNGSSLQAIKKYIGANYKCDVARLSTFIKKSLKSGVEKGNLVQTKGSGASGSFKIKPKDKTPAGEKKPKKAATGKKPAGEKKVAKKAATSKTAAAKKPKEAPAKKAVQKKAKAVVAKTAKKAGTVKKAAASKQKPTKASKTAAKKPKTQKPKKAAPAKKAAPKKAAAKKNSSLEKYCGPEKGRFVEPYTKLYHLTSETIESTTLAFQSVHNVHCGNRLPFGVFGIGNSISDNVFQKYFQHTTSFFVDETGNTLHSPTTSQTTDSGLSMARTKQTARKSTGGKAPRKQLATKAARKSAPATGGVKKPHRYRPGTVALREIRRYQKSTELLIRKLPFQRLVREIAQDFKTDLRFQSSAVMALQEASEAYLVGLFEDTNLSIAIKMTGRGKGGKGLGKGGAKRHRKVLRDNIQGITKPAIRRLARRGGVKRISGLIYEETRGVLKVFLENVIRDAVTYTEHAKRKTVTAMDVVYALKRQGRTLYGFGG; encoded by the exons ATGACTGGccgtggtaaaggaggaaagggACTGGGCAAAGGAGGAGCCAAGCGTCATCGTAAGGTTCTGCGTGATAACATCCAGGGAATCACAAagcccgctatccgtcgtttggCTCGTCGTGGGGGAGTGAAGCGTATTTCCGGTCTCATCTACGAAGAAACTCGTGGTGTGCTGAAAGTATTTCTGGAAAACGTTATCCGAGATGCTGTTACCTATACCGAACACGCCAAACGGAAGACGGTTACCGCAATGGACGTTGTGTACGCTTTGAAACGCCAAGGTCGTACTCTCTATGGTTTCGGAGGTT CTACTGAAGTCGTTCCCGCAGCATCAGTTGCTGCATCTCCAGCCAAGACACCGAAAAAGGCTCGTGCTCCTAAAGGAGAGGATAAGAAACCAAAAAAGCCAGCCACCCATCCACCAGTGAACGAAATGGTTCTGGCCGCCATCAAGACCTTAAAGGAACGTAATGGATCTTCTCTTCAGGCCATCAAGAAGTATATCGGTGCCAATTACAAGTGTGATGTTGCTAGGCTCTcaactttcataaaaaaatctttgaagagTGGTGTCGAGAAAGGTAATCTTGTGCAAACCAAAGGAAGTGGAGCATCGGGATCCTTCAAAATCAAACCTAAGGATAAGACACCTGCGGGTGAGAAGAAACCAAAGAAAGCTGCGACTGGGAAGAAACCTGCAGGGGAAAAGAAAGTCGCCAAAAAGGCAGCCACTTCTAAAACTGCTGCTGCCAAAAAGCCGAAGGAAGCACCAGCAAAAAAAGCGGTTCAGAAGAAGGCTAAAGCTGTCGTCGCCAAAACCGCCAAAAAGGCTGGAACCGTAAAGAAAGCAGCCGCTTCCAAACAGAAACCAACCAAAGCATCGAAGACAGCAGCGAAGAagcctaaaactcaaaaaccgaAAAAGGCAGCACCAGCAAAGAAAGCTGCTCCGAAGAAAGCTGCTGCCAAAAA GAACTCTTCACTGGAGAAATattgtggccctgaaaagggccgttttgttgaaCCGTACACCAAATTATATCATTTAACCTCCGAAACCATAGAGAGTACGACCTTGGCGTTTCAAAGCGTACACAACGTCCATTGCGGTAACCGTCTTCCGTTTGGCGTGTTCGGTATAGGTAACAGCATCTCGGATAACGTTTTCCAGAAATACTTTCAGCACACCACGAGTTTCTTCGTAGATGAGACCGGAAATACGCTTCACTCCCCCACGACGAGccaaacgacggatagcgggctTT CAATGGCTCGTACCAAGCAGACCGCTCGTAAATCCACCGGAGGAAAGGCTCCTCGCAAACAGTTGGCCACTAAAGCTGCTCGTAAAAGTGctccagctaccggaggagtcaaGAAGCCACATCGTTATCGACCAGGAACCGTCGCTTTGCGTGAGATTCGTCGTTATCAAAAGTCGACTGAATTACTGATCCGTAAGCTTCCATTCCAACGTTTGGTTCGTGAGATCGCTCAAGATTTTAAGACCGATCTTCGCTTCCAGAGCTCGGCTGTTATGGCTCTGCAGGAAGCAAGTGAAGCTTATCTGGTTggattattcgaagataccaatctgt CCATTGCTAT AAAAATGACTGGccgtggtaaaggaggaaagggACTGGGCAAAGGAGGAGCCAAGCGTCATCGTAAGGTTCTGCGTGATAACATCCAGGGAATCACAAagcccgctatccgtcgtttggCTCGTCGTGGGGGAGTGAAGCGTATTTCCGGTCTCATCTACGAAGAAACTCGTGGTGTGCTGAAAGTATTTCTGGAAAACGTTATCCGAGATGCTGTTACCTATACCGAACACGCCAAACGGAAGACGGTTACCGCAATGGACGTTGTGTACGCTTTGAAACGCCAAGGTCGTACTCTCTATGGTTTCGGAGGTTAA
- the LOC129781754 gene encoding histone H3, producing MARTKQTARKSTGGKAPRKQLATKAARKSAPATGGVKKPHRYRPGTVALREIRRYQKSTELLIRKLPFQRLVREIAQDFKTDLRFQSSAVMALQEASEAYLVGLFEDTNLCAIHAKRVTIMPKDIQLARRIRGERA from the coding sequence ATGGCTCGTACCAAGCAGACCGCGCGTAAATCCACCGGAGGAAAGGCTCCTCGCAAACAGTTGGCCACTAAAGCTGCTCGTAAAAGTGctccagctaccggaggagtcaaGAAGCCACATCGTTATCGACCAGGAACCgtcgctttgcgtgaaattcgtcgttaTCAAAAGTCGACTGAATTACTGATTCGTAAGCTTCCATTCCAACGTTTGGTTCGTGAGATCGCTCAGGATTTTAAGACCGATCTTCGCTTCCAGAGCTCGGCTGTTATGGCTCTGCAGGAAGCAAGTGAAGCTTATCTGGTCggattattcgaagataccaatctgtGTGCCATCCATGCCAAACGAGTCACCATTATGCCGAAAGACATTCAATTGGCTCGTCGTATTCGTGGAGAACGCGCCTAA
- the LOC129781771 gene encoding histone H2B-like, with the protein MAPKTSGKAAKKSGKAQKSITKTDKKKKKVRRKESYAIYIYKVLKQVHPDTGISSKAMSIMNSFVNDIFERIAAESSRLAHYNKRSTITSREIQTAVRLLLPGELAKHAVSEGTKAVTKYTSSK; encoded by the coding sequence ATGGCTCCTAAAACCAGTGGAAAGGCAGCGAAGAAGTCCGGAAAGGCCCAGAAAAGTATTACCAAGACcgacaagaaaaagaagaaggtcCGCAGGAAGGAAAGCTACGCTATCTACATTTACAAAGTGTTGAAACAAGTCCATCCTGACACGGGTATTTCATCCAAAGCCATGAGTATCATGAACAGCTTTGTGAATGATATTTTCGAACGCATCGCCGCTGAATCATCTCGCTTGGCGCATTACAACAAACGTTCAACGATAACTTCTCGTGAAATTCAAACCGCAGTTCGTTTACTGCTGCCAGGAGAATTGGCCAAACACGCTGTCTCCGAAGGAACCAAGGCCGTCacgaagtataccagctccaagTAA
- the LOC129781765 gene encoding histone H2A: MSGRGKGGKVKGKAKSRSNRAGLQFPVGRIHRLLRKGNYAERVGAGAPVYLAAVMEYLAAEVLELAGNAARDNKKTRIIPRHLQLAIRNDEELNKLLSGVTIAQGGVLPNIQAVLLPKKTEKKA, translated from the coding sequence ATGTCTGGacgtggtaaaggaggaaaagtaaaGGGGAAGGCAAAGTCCCGTTCAAATCGTGCTGGATTGCAGTTCCCAGTGGGTCGTATTCATCGTCTGCTCAGGAAGGGAAACTATGCCGAACGTGTTGGAGCTGGAGCACCCGTTTACCTGGCCGCAGTGATGGAATATTTGGCCGCTGAAGTGTTGGAATTGGCAGGAAATGCCGCTCGTGACAACAAGAAGACCAGAATTATCCCACGTCATCTGCAGTTGGCTATCCGTAATGACGAAGAATTGAATAAGCTGCTGTCGGGTGTAACTATTGCTCAAGGCGGAGTTTTGCCCAACATCCAAGCTGTTCTACTGCCCAAAAAGACCGAGAAGAAAGCTTAA
- the LOC129781774 gene encoding histone H4, with amino-acid sequence MTGRGKGGKGLGKGGAKRHRKVLRDNIQGITKPAIRRLARRGGVKRISGLIYEETRGVLKVFLENVIRDAVTYTEHAKRKTVTAMDVVYALKRQGRTLYGFGG; translated from the coding sequence ATGACTGGccgtggtaaaggaggaaagggACTAGGCAAAGGAGGAGCCAAGCGTCATCGTAAGGTTCTGCGTGATAACATCCAGGGAATCACAAagcccgctatccgtcgtttggCTCGTCGTGGGGGAGTGAAGCGTATTTCCGGTCTCATCTACGAAGAAACTCGTGGTGTGCTGAAAGTATTTCTGGAAAACGTTATCCGAGATGCTGTTACCTATACCGAACACGCCAAACGGAAGACGGTTACCGCAATGGACGTTGTGTACGCTTTGAAACGCCAAGGTCGTACTCTCTATGGTTTCGGAGGTTAA
- the LOC129781748 gene encoding histone H1-like produces the protein MAETATEVVPAASVAASPAKTPKKARAPKGEGKKPKKSATHPPVNEMVLAAIKTLKERNGSSLQAIKKYIGANYKCDVAKLSTFIKKSLKSGVEKGNLVQTKGSGASGSFKIKSKDKKPEGEKKPKKTTAAKKPTGEKKVAKKAATSKTAADKKLKAVPSKKAVEKKAKAAVAKNAKKAGTVKTAAAPKQKSTRPSKTATKKPKTPKPKKATPAKKIAPKKPATKK, from the coding sequence ATGGCCGAAACAGCTACTGAAGTCGTTCCCGCAGCATCAGTTGCTGCATCTCCAGCCAAGACACCGAAAAAGGCTCGTGCTCCTAAAGGAGAGGGTAAGAAACCGAAAAAGTCAGCCACCCATCCACCAGTGAATGAAATGGTTTTAGCCGCCATCAAGACTTTGAAGGAACGTAATGGATCATCTCTTCAGGCGATCAAGAAGTATATCGGTGCCAATTACAAGTGTGACGTTGCTAAGCTCTcaactttcattaaaaaatctttGAAGAGTGGTGTCGAGAAAGGTAATCTTGTGCAAACCAAAGGAAGTGGAGCATCAGGATcttttaaaattaaatcaaaGGACAAGAAACCAGAGGGCGAAAAGAAACCTAAGAAAACAACGGCTGCGAAAAAGCCTACTGGAGAGAAGAAAGTCGCCAAAAAGGCAGCTACTTCCAAAACTGCTGCTGACAAAAAACTAAAGGCAGTACCATCAAAGAAAGCTGTTGAGAAGAAGGCTAAAGCAGCCGTCGCAAAGAATGCCAAAAAGGCTGGAACAGTGAAGACAGCAGCCGCTCCCAAACAGAAATCAACCAGACCATCGAAAACAGCAACGAAGAAACCAAAAACTCCCAAACCGAAAAAAGCTACTCCGGCTAAGAAAATCGCTCCGAAAAAACCCGCTACCAAGAAGTAA
- the LOC129781734 gene encoding histone H2B type 1-N-like — protein MASSSSGPPGGRATNFYQGKPTQRTAPEWVDPLNGNLQILLLRATGDHVLPSNPFVVSKTIANFVKDFDKNNARPSKDDKKRTQYILTARDEDTIVRLLLPGELAKHAVSEGTKAVTKYTSSK, from the exons ATGGcgtccagtagctccgggcctccgggaggccgggctacaaatttttaCCAAGGAAAGCCGACTCAACGTACCGCTCCAGAGTGGGTTGACCCTCTGAACGGTAATCTTCAAATTTTACTCTTGCGTGCTACAGGAGATCATGTGTTACCATCCAACCCATTTGTTGTGAGCAAAACCATCGCCAATTTCGTGAAAGATTTTGATAAAAACAACGCCCGACCATCAAAGGACGATAAGAAGAGAACGCAGTACATCTTAACGGCCAGAGACGAGGACACCATCG TTCGTTTACTGCTGCCAGGAGAATTGGCCAAACACGCTGTCTCCGAAGGAACCAAGGCCGTCacgaagtataccagctccaagTAA
- the LOC129781763 gene encoding histone H2A yields MSGRGKGGKVKGKAKSRSNRAGLQFPVGRIHRLLRKGNYAERVGAGAPVYLAAVMEYLAAEVLELAGNAARDNKKTRIIPRHLQLAIRNDEELNKLLSGVTIAQGGVLPNIQAVLLPKKTEKKA; encoded by the coding sequence ATGTCTGGacgtggtaaaggaggaaaagttaagggaaaggcgaaGTCCCGTTCAAATCGTGCTGGCTTACAGTTCCCAGTGGGTCGTATTCATCGTCTGCTCAGGAAGGGAAACTATGCCGAACGTGTTGGAGCTGGAGCACCCGTTTATCTGGCCGCAGTGATGGAATATTTGGCCGCTGAAGTATTGGAATTGGCAGGAAATGCCGCTCGTGACAACAAGAAGACCAGGATTATCCCACGTCATCTGCAGTTGGCTATCCGTAATGACGAAGAATTGAACAAACTACTGTCGGGTGTAACTATTGCTCAAGGCGGAGTCTTGCCCAATATCCAAGCTGTTCTGCTACCCAAGAAAACCGAGAAGAAGGCTTAA
- the LOC129781770 gene encoding histone H2B-like → MAPKTSGKAAKKSGKAQKSITKTDKKKKKVRRKESYAIYIYKVLKQVHPDTGISSKAMSIMNSFVNDIFERIAAESSRLAHYNKRSTITSREIQTAVRLLLPGELAKHAVSEGTKAVTKYTSSK, encoded by the coding sequence ATGGCTCCTAAAACCAGTGGAAAGGCAGCGAAGAAGTCTGGAAAGGCCCAGAAAAGTATTACCAAGACcgacaagaaaaagaagaaggtcCGCAGGAAGGAAAGCTACGCTATCTACATTTACAAAGTGTTGAAACAAGTCCATCCTGACACGGGTATTTCATCCAAAGCCATGAGTATCATGAACAGCTTTGTGAATGATATTTTCGAACGCATCGCCGCTGAATCATCTCGCTTGGCGCATTACAACAAACGTTCAACGATAACTTCTCGTGAAATTCAAACCGCAGTTCGTTTACTGCTGCCAGGAGAATTGGCCAAACACGCTGTCTCCGAAGGAACCAAAGCCGTCacgaagtataccagctccaagTAA